The stretch of DNA TAGCCAGGCCCCATGTGGATAGGATGGCAATCCTCCTAAAATCCCCCATGTTACCGAACGGGAACGGTCACAGCAATAAGACATGACTGAGTTATTAATTTTTGAGAGCACTCCCCCTTTTTCAACACCACAGCCGCCTCGGTATTTTCCAGGTCCTGCAGAATCTGTAATGATTTGATGTTTCGTTGTAATAACAGGAGAAAGTCTTTCTTGTCCTTCACATGGCTGTACGCTCAATCCGACGCCAAACACGGGAGATGTGGCATTTGCCCCATCACGGTCAAAACGGCCGCCGTGGCCTCCAGCCATCCAGTCATACCACATAAAGTAGCTATTATTAATAGTCCTTTGATCGTTCCCGCCAATTAATAAGTACTCTAAATTGAAGGAACAAGCAATCGCTCTTTCAGGCATGATATTTGACCATAATTCAAAACAAGCATTCATTATCTTCTCATAGGCACCAGAACAGAACCCGGTCACAGCGATTGGAGCAGGAGCATTTACGACAGAATTTTCAGGCAATTCTACTCTGACCACTCGATAAAAACCTGAGTTTAATGGGATTTCTGGGAAAAAGGTTTTTGTTCCTGCATACGTTGCAGATAAAGAACCGCCAAAACCTGAATTTAAAAAACAGCTTATATATTGATGTGATCCACTTAGATCATACAAAATTTCGTCTTCGGAAATGGTCATCTTCACATGAATGGGAATTAGACCATCACCTAGTTCTGGGTCCATGTCGATATAATCAACTGTCTGCCAAGTACCTTTTGGTAAAGAGGAAATTTTGACTTTGGCTAATCGTTCAACATAATCTTGTACTTCTGCAAATGCGATTAGTGTAGTTTCAATGCCGTATTTGTTCACGATTTCAAGCAATTGAGTTTGCCCTACTTTTGCAGCCTCTACTTGTGCTCGTAAGTCACCACTTCTCTCTTCAGGAATACGCATATTAGATGCTAGGACGTTGACGACATCTTTTAAATAAATCCCTTTACTATAAATTCGTACAGGTGGAATTCGAACCCCTTCACCATAGTGTTCTTTTGCATTTATATCAAAAGACCCTGGAGTGGATCCGCCCATATCTGCCCAGTGCCCATTCGTCTGCATTAACGCAATTAATTTTCCATCATAAAACACTGGCAGTACAACACGTGTATCATTAAAATGAGTCCCTCCGCGATATGGATCGTTCACTAAGAACACATCACCAGGATGAATGTCATCTTTAAAATCCTCTAAAACAGCCTTAGCTGTTAAATGCAATGTTCCTACATGAACCGAAATGTCTTGTGTACCTTGCATGACAGTATTTCCTTCAGCATCACAAAGTGCGCAGCTAAAATCACGATTATAAATAACAAATGAATAACAAGTCCTTAAAATTTGTTCTGCCATTTGGTCAACTAGGTTGACAAAGCCATTTTTTAATACTTCAAAAGTAACGGGATCTAAACGATTTCCATGAGTCTGTTCAGAAACTTGATTAATACTCATTGCCTTTCACCTCTTTATTATTTATTTAAAGTGAGAATCAAATTTCTATATTCATCAACAAATGCAGTGAAGTCTGGTGGTATAACTGTTGTTGCATCAAGCTGATCAACGATTGCTGGTCCTTGAATTTCTGAGAATACTGGAATTTTTTCTCTTTCAAAAACTTTTGTTGCAACAAATTTATCTTCAAAATAAACATCTCTTACTTCCTTGAGAGCATCTTCAAGACTGCCTGATGGACCGTACTTTGGAAATTCCGGCTTTGGGACAGTTCCCAATGCAGTCAATCGTAAGCCGTAAATCTCGACTGATTGTTTCCGATCCGAATAAGCAAATTCACGTTCATGTTCCAAATGGAATGCTTCTAAGGCATCTACTAATGAATGCGCTTTCAAATTGATAGGTATGGCTAATGATCTCCACTGTCCGCTATATCTCATATCTAAAAAGCTCATAAGTGTCGAGTTTTCCTTGGCCACTCCTTCTTCTTCTAACAACTCTTTTGCCTCTTTTTCCATTTTAGAAAACTCTAATTCTAGTTCATCTATTGTGACATGACTAAAATTCTTAACATATGTTTTTGAAATATCATGACGTACATCTACAAGTAAGCACCCCATTGCTGCAGCTACTCCAGGATGAGGAGGAACAATAACTGTTGGAATTTCCATTTCCTTTGCTAAATGAGCTCCGTGTAACGGACCTGCTCCACCAAAAGCAACAAGAGCAAATTCTCTTGGATCATAGCCCCGTCTCACGGAAATCAATCGTAGTGCATCACACATATTTGCGTTTGCAACTTCAATAATGGCATTAGCCGCTTCGACTGTTGAAAAATTAAACTCTTTAGCAATTTTGCCAACAGCTTCTATTGCTTTCTCCTTATCTAGCTTCATTGTCCCGTCTAAAAGATTGTTACCAAGTCGTCCAAGGACTAAATTTGCATCCGAGTTCGTAGGCTCCTCACCTCCTCTTAGATAACAGGCTGGACCAGGGGTAGCTCCTGCACTTTGCGGCCCATTACGTAGCGAGCCACCATCATCCTTCCAGGCTAAGCTCCCTCCACCAGCTCCGATGGTCAGTATTTCTATACTTGGAAAACCAATTGGGTACCCATATTCGATATACCAATCTTTCGTGATTCTAATATCGCCATCATACATGAGAGATATATCTGTACTGGTCCCTCCCATATCTAGTCCAATAGCGTTGTTAAAACCGCATAGCTTGGCGATATGTTTACTAGCTATTGCTCCTGCAGCAATACCAGAACTGGCAACTCTTGCAGCAAAACGTGGGACAGTACCAGAGGTCATGACCCCGCCACCAGAATGAAGAACGAGTATATCATCGTTATATCCTTTTTGTTCCATTTCTCCTTCTAATGTGTAAATATATTTACTAATAATAGGGCCTAATACTGCATTAATAATGGTAGTACTCATGCGTTCATGCTCAAATATTTCTGGTAAAACTTCATTTGAAATACAGACATATACATCTGGTAGCTCCTCCTGAAGAATCTCCTTTACCCTTTTTTCATTCTCGCCATTTACATAGGCATTCATAAAACAAACGGCAATCGATTCTGTTCCCCGCTTGTTTAATTTCCTTGCAAGCTGACGGACTTCTTCTTCATCAATATTTATCAAAACATTTCCGTTATAATCTATTCTTTCGTTTACTTCAAACCGGTCTCGTCTTTGAATATATGGTTTTGCTGTATCTTTATAAGCATCCCATAAATCTAATTTTGTTCCCCGGCGAATCTCTGGAACATCTCGAAATCCTTTCGTTGTAATCAATGCTGTCTTAGGCAGCTTCCTCTCTATTAGAGCATTGGTACCTACAGTGGTTCCATGTGAAAACATTTTTATGTTTTCTCCTTTTAATTGCGCTTTTTCAATCCCATCAAGTATTCCCCGTTCAGGATTTGATGGTGTGGAAGACGTTTTCGTAACAAAAATTTCCCCCGTACTTTCATCAAAGATGAATACATCTGTAAATGTTCCGCCTACATCGATTGCAAGTCTTGACTGTCTCATAGTGATTTACCTCCTACTATCATTGGTATTTAGTCATTTTATTATTTATTTAATATTATTAATATTCAGAATATAATTTAGACATTTTTCTATATTTTTGGAGCAGTACTAGTTAACATGAATATGTTTTTGTATTATTCTAAAGATATAAAAAATATTAGGGGAGATATAATGAATACAATCTTTATTGCTGGTCATGCTAAATTACCTTCTGGAATGGCAGCCACGAATGTTTTTGAAACATTGACGATCACGGCAGAAATTGATAAGAAATATGGGGTTATAGTAGATGCTTCCTGCACATTAGCTACTGAACACGGCAGAGATTATATTACGATGCTATTAAAAGGCCATAGTTTAAGAGATGGTATTGATAAGCCTCAAGAATTACTAAGAAAAGGCTACTTGGGAAAGGCGAATAACGCATTAATTGCCGCATTAAAGGATCTCCATAAACAATATGAAGTTCATTTTCAATAAAATTTTTAAGATAAACTTGGGGGCACTCTAATTGATTGCCCCCATACTCTGTTAAAAAACTAGTTAGTCATAAGGAAAGAGTTTTAATAGTGCAGGATGATACATGCTACTCTTGTTATGAAATTCCAATAGATACATATTTCATTTCTACGAATTCCTTAATTCCCTCTCTCCCTCCTTCTTTTCCGAAACCGGATTCCTTCATTCCGCCAAAAGGAGCTTCTGCTGTTCCAGGAAAGACATCATTTATTCCAATAATTCCATATTCAAGCGCTTCCATCATTTTAAATGCGCGGTTCGTACTTTCTGTCATGACATAGGCTGCAAGACCATATTGAATATGATTGGCTTGTTCAATTACTTCATCATCATTCTCAAAGTATTGAATGGGAAGGACTGGGCCAAATGTTTCCTCATTCATGACCTTCATTTGATTAGTGACATCCGTTAATATTGTTGGCTGATAGAAATAACCTTGTATTGGGCCGTTCCACTCCCTGCCACCTACAACTATAGTTGCTCCACTCTTAAGTGCATCTTCTACATGGTCTTTTACTTTCTCTAGAGCATCTTGATCAATTAAAGGTCCCATATTCGTATCATTGTCTACTCCATTGCCTATTTTCATTTCTTTCACTTTCTCAGTTAGCCTTTTTACAAATTCCATTGCAATCTTATTTTGTACATAAATTCTATTTGAACAAATACAAGTCTGGCCGGAATTTCTAAATTTACTGGCTAGAGTTAAATTAACCGCTAAATCTAAATCTGCGTCATCCATTACAACGATAGGGGCATGCCCTCCTAGTTCCAATGACAGTTTTTTTATGTGCTGGGAGCTCTTTTTCATTAATTCTCTTCCAACTTCCGTTGAACCTGTAAATGTAATTAATCGCACATTTGGATCTTCAGTCAATGTATCTGCAATTTCTTTTGCATTACCAGTAACTAAATTTAATACGCCTTCTGGGAGTC from Cytobacillus dafuensis encodes:
- a CDS encoding hydantoinase B/oxoprolinase family protein — encoded protein: MSINQVSEQTHGNRLDPVTFEVLKNGFVNLVDQMAEQILRTCYSFVIYNRDFSCALCDAEGNTVMQGTQDISVHVGTLHLTAKAVLEDFKDDIHPGDVFLVNDPYRGGTHFNDTRVVLPVFYDGKLIALMQTNGHWADMGGSTPGSFDINAKEHYGEGVRIPPVRIYSKGIYLKDVVNVLASNMRIPEERSGDLRAQVEAAKVGQTQLLEIVNKYGIETTLIAFAEVQDYVERLAKVKISSLPKGTWQTVDYIDMDPELGDGLIPIHVKMTISEDEILYDLSGSHQYISCFLNSGFGGSLSATYAGTKTFFPEIPLNSGFYRVVRVELPENSVVNAPAPIAVTGFCSGAYEKIMNACFELWSNIMPERAIACSFNLEYLLIGGNDQRTINNSYFMWYDWMAGGHGGRFDRDGANATSPVFGVGLSVQPCEGQERLSPVITTKHQIITDSAGPGKYRGGCGVEKGGVLSKINNSVMSYCCDRSRSVTWGILGGLPSYPHGAWLNPGKEDEQYLGAIFSNVKVKCGDSFVRPSAGGGGLGDPLERDPKALLEDVIDEYVSIERARKDYGVIIKEIDRDIDLFEIDYEETKNERENIRNHRKQWLEKDPLKVEEMFRNKEIDKLDVIRQYGVIMDYSTNKALLNSTEQFRESMKKRSLKYWN
- a CDS encoding DUF3870 domain-containing protein, producing MNTIFIAGHAKLPSGMAATNVFETLTITAEIDKKYGVIVDASCTLATEHGRDYITMLLKGHSLRDGIDKPQELLRKGYLGKANNALIAALKDLHKQYEVHFQ
- a CDS encoding hydantoinase/oxoprolinase family protein, coding for MRQSRLAIDVGGTFTDVFIFDESTGEIFVTKTSSTPSNPERGILDGIEKAQLKGENIKMFSHGTTVGTNALIERKLPKTALITTKGFRDVPEIRRGTKLDLWDAYKDTAKPYIQRRDRFEVNERIDYNGNVLINIDEEEVRQLARKLNKRGTESIAVCFMNAYVNGENEKRVKEILQEELPDVYVCISNEVLPEIFEHERMSTTIINAVLGPIISKYIYTLEGEMEQKGYNDDILVLHSGGGVMTSGTVPRFAARVASSGIAAGAIASKHIAKLCGFNNAIGLDMGGTSTDISLMYDGDIRITKDWYIEYGYPIGFPSIEILTIGAGGGSLAWKDDGGSLRNGPQSAGATPGPACYLRGGEEPTNSDANLVLGRLGNNLLDGTMKLDKEKAIEAVGKIAKEFNFSTVEAANAIIEVANANMCDALRLISVRRGYDPREFALVAFGGAGPLHGAHLAKEMEIPTVIVPPHPGVAAAMGCLLVDVRHDISKTYVKNFSHVTIDELELEFSKMEKEAKELLEEEGVAKENSTLMSFLDMRYSGQWRSLAIPINLKAHSLVDALEAFHLEHEREFAYSDRKQSVEIYGLRLTALGTVPKPEFPKYGPSGSLEDALKEVRDVYFEDKFVATKVFEREKIPVFSEIQGPAIVDQLDATTVIPPDFTAFVDEYRNLILTLNK
- a CDS encoding NAD-dependent succinate-semialdehyde dehydrogenase, yielding MLITEQKEKGIYINGKWRDAIDGKTRTVLNPATLDILTEVTYGGKHEAMDSIAAAQAAFPSWAKKTARERSAFLYKGFEKMIEKKEELAKILTSEQGKPLSEARAEIESAASYLLWYAEEGNRIYGEIIPSSKANKRLLVVPQPIGVIAAITPWNFPASMVTRKLAPALAAGCTVILKPASQTPLTAIAIVKIFEEIGLPEGVLNLVTGNAKEIADTLTEDPNVRLITFTGSTEVGRELMKKSSQHIKKLSLELGGHAPIVVMDDADLDLAVNLTLASKFRNSGQTCICSNRIYVQNKIAMEFVKRLTEKVKEMKIGNGVDNDTNMGPLIDQDALEKVKDHVEDALKSGATIVVGGREWNGPIQGYFYQPTILTDVTNQMKVMNEETFGPVLPIQYFENDDEVIEQANHIQYGLAAYVMTESTNRAFKMMEALEYGIIGINDVFPGTAEAPFGGMKESGFGKEGGREGIKEFVEMKYVSIGIS